The following DNA comes from Schistocerca piceifrons isolate TAMUIC-IGC-003096 chromosome 3, iqSchPice1.1, whole genome shotgun sequence.
aaatggtttcttacaagtatatttaactattttcttggggaagcagttttcaaatgcatttacaaaagtgtcatgaaataaattatattttaaattggcatcaggttcacagtacacctcatcccagtctaactgctgtaggctttccctgaaaattgcaattgttaaatcgtttactgaacatactactttggaggactgtttagtactgctgaatggagctatgtcatatattgtaactagctgtgcaccatgatcagaaagaccattctcagcaggctgagcatttatctggttaaacttatcttggtctataaagaagttatctatcagtgaactgctatcctttaccacccaagtaggaaaatcaataacaggtgtcaaattgaaagaaccgagtaatacttcaaggtcatttttcctattaccctctttcagagaatctacattgaagtcctcacaaataataatttgcttccccctgtctgacagatagcacaacaaggagtccaaatttttcagaaacagatgaaaatttcccaatggggacctatatacagttacaattataaatgtgcctttatttaatttaagctcacaggcacatgcttctatatgtttctctacacaaaacttttttgtttctatacttttcgcTGTGGGGCCTGGCTCCAGAGAAACTGCTCGAGTTAGACAAAGTGCTAAAAACAGGTATTGTAACTAGTTCTGATAGCGACTGGTCATCGCCAATTCACATGGttccaaacaaaagaaaaatcctggaGGATACGTGGCGATTACAGAGCACTCAATGCACGGACAATTCCTGACCAGTGCCCCATTGCTAACGTGATGGACTTCAGCAATACCATTGGTGGCGCAACAGTATTTAGTATGATAGATTCCCATAGCTCTGGCGGATATTAAAAAAGCTGCAATGACCACGCGTTTCTGACTTTCGGAACATAATTTAATGGCATCCGGTCTCAGTAATGCCGTGCAGATGTGACAGAGGTTCATGCCTGAAGTAATGctatttgccatttgtattttgttACATGGATGACGTTTTAGTATTCTCTGCTTCGGTAGATCAATACGCAGAGCACCCACGACAGCTTTTCCGCCTGCTGCAAGATTATGGCATCATTATTAATGAAGTGAAGTTTGTCATAGGAAAGACTGGAGTTTATTTCCTGGAACACTTACTGTTAGCGGCTGGGTTGGCACCATTACGTGAATGGGTCGAAGCCTTCACACATTTTTGAGAATGCTAAATTATTTTAGACGCCATGTTCCTGAACTCGCGGTATCCCAGGAGCCACTCACAGCGTTGCTCACAGGAAAGATGAGGAATATCTTTCCTGTGCAGAGCTACTAGGGCATCCAAAACTGGGCAGTCTTGTAGCTGTTATGGTAGATACAAGGCAGACAGCAGTAGGTGCAGCCTTGCCACAAAAGTCCGACCAGAAGTTACAGCTACTTGCATCCTTCTCTAAGAATTTGatgcacaacaacaaaaatggagCGCCACTGACCATGAATTGCTTGCAGTGTACCTGGCAGTCCAACATTTTCACACAGCTATAGACAGGGACGTTTTACGATCTTCACCGACCACAAGCCCCTGGTTTCCACTTTCGAATGAAGCACAGAGATTAATTCGCCATGTCAGCACAGGCACATCGAATATATAACTCAGTTCGCAACACACGTGCAGCACATAAGAGGAAAATAGAATGTGGTCGCAGACTATCAATCAAAGAACTGTGTCAATCTATGATCTGTTCATGGGGATAAGTTAGCATCAGAGCAGCACGTCGATCTTTTTTACATAGTCTTCTCCAGGAACCATGCACTGGATTATGACTCAAACGAGTACCATTTCCAGATGTCTCAGAAGGAATCTGATGTGACGTGGCAAGAGGTCAACAGTGGACCTATATTCCAGAACCATACTGCCAGCAAGTTTTCGAAATGCTGCACAATCTGATACACCCAGATGTGCGAGGTGCAGTTAAGATGGTCACTGCCAAAGTGATGCGGCCCAGGGTGCAAAGAGATTGTAGGGTGTGGGCATGTATGTGTTCAACATATCAGTGAAACAAGAATGGAAGGTATGTGTTTGCACCAATTGCTGAGTTCCCAAAGCGCACAAGCAAATTTTCACATCTCCATGTGGACATCGTAGGACTCTTGTAGAGCTCTACATGATAACTATCATTATACATGCACAAGGACTTGGAAACAATGTATCATTTGTGGCCTCAGGACAATGAAGTATGTCACATATTTATCTCGCACTATGTTCGTCCTTACAATGTGATAGAAAAGGGAAGCCACATATTCAAAAACGCACAAAGATGGAAAACAAGAAACAGTTTCCATCGAGAGGATCAAACCAGCATGCATGGAAGAGGATACTCTACTTACTTATCCCGACATTTCGCTTCCTCAACAGAAAATAGACAAGCTGATGGACAGTTCCATGGAATAGGTGACAACAAATGTCAAACCTGACACCAGACGGGAGCAACCTGCACCTGCAGTCACTTTTTACATGAGGTTGTTTGGCAAGTAAAGTGCAAGTTACCTCATACTGCAGGAGCGcctggcttaaaaaaaaaaaaaaaaaaaaaaaaaagagagagagagagagagagagagagagagagaggggggggggctcaTGTGACAGCATCAAGCACACAAGGCACCACAAGTGAACAATATTCTCTGTGAAGTTAAAAAGGATTATCTTTGCCGCTCTCGGCATAGTAAGATTCTCATATAGTTATTGTTTGAAGTGTTTCGCgagatagaaataaaataattatttgaagcaACCTTTCCTATTCTTTCGCAATAAATACGTATATGGTGAGTTCCCAAAGGTGTTTCAGAAACCTTGACGTGACGTCCTTGTTCCATTCTCTCGATGACCTCTGTGAATGCTGCCATGTGAAATGCTTTaatgttctgatccgttttgtcaAAAATGTCTCTACAATTTTACCTTCAACAGAGCTGGTTCTACACTATTAAAAACTGTTAGAGTCGACACAATTGAATAAGTAATAACGAGTAAAATACACTTTGTGCCAGTAACTATATTTGCACTTCCAGGTAAAATACGTTGAACACAACAACCAAGGAACATTTAATTACATACGTAAAACTCAGAGAGAGGTCTATTATATTCCACATGATGCACTTTGCCGCCGTTTCACATGAAatgtattgttcacacaattccaacgaAAACAATATTTTAATGAACATTATTTAATCTATTGATGTTCTTAGCTATGCAGAAAGTTGTCTGTGTATTATAAAACCTAAATAAGCTGTTGCTTTCATTTATTTGGTCTCTATACTTATATCTGGCCTCAGAAAAGTATCCTAATCCTCACGGGATCTACACAGAGTTTCATAAAACCAAAATAATCAGTAAAATTAAGACTAAAATGCCATGCTAACACAAAATCCGTTACTAGGATATGCTAGTGTGGCAAGACCAGGCCAACTATCTGTGTTAGCTGAGAATAAGGTTACAACTTACTTGTAGCAGACGATGTCAGTGCCACTTACTACTTCATCAGCATCAACTTAGTCCGAAGATTGTCAACATGAAAACTTCCTTTCCTAAAATCCTTGAAGCCTATTCAGACTTGCCATCATGTCATGTCACATCACTTTAAAACATTCCGCATTGCATGTCAAATGGCGACCTTCACATAGCTGGTAAACGACACGAAACGTTTAGTCACGCCACTATCAAGGTTTCTCAGTAAGAAAGTCTTGACTGTGACTTTGATAGGAGGCAACAGTGAAATTGTCTGCTAACATTGGATGTTAAGCTATTTTCGTCACACTCACTCATGTTATAGTACTGGATTTCGTATTTTTTTATCTTTaaatcttttttttgttattttgctttattttcaaGGCAAATGCCAAAAGTTCCTTGACGACTTGGATATTCTTTCCATTGAGTGTTCTTCCCTAAATGAGGCCAGATATGTGACAATGAAAAATGATTTAAGCTTTACAATGACAAAACAGAGTTGGAATTTACACTTAGTTAAGCCACGTTCAAACACGCAACAAAAGTTGTGCCACAGCTATTGGCATACTGCAGTTGCATGCACAACGTAAGAGACGTAACTTTTTATTGCGCCACAAGAAGTTCTCCTAGTTGTACTTTGTCGTGCCACTTCCTTTCCACCACTGCTTCCTGGTGGCTGTATTTCGATACACAAGCATTCTGGCGCAGTTACTATGGAGTAACTGCTGCTGTACTTCTGTCGATTTCAGTGTGTGTTAAAACAGAGATCGACAGGTACACTTTGTCACCttctgtagctgtgtgtgtgtgcgtgcgtgtgtgtgtgtgtgtgtgtgtgtgtgtgtgtgtcatatttgCAAACCAGTGATGTATCTGACAATCTTGCAAACCAGTGATGTATCTGACAATCTTGGaagatttttggatgaataaagaAATAATATGTAAACAAAAAAGCGATTCATATAGACTTCATGTTTGTGAGACCAGGCGCTGTATAAATTGCGGATCATGTGCGAGAATAGTCCGTGAGTGTGATGTGACAGATATTAAACTAAAAATTAATTATTCGAATTGCTACATCAATGAATACAATAacattctaaaatcttggaagagtggGTGTCTGCAGATAATAATCACACGCCAGCTGTTGGTTAGTTTGCAATAGTCCGCCTCCTTAACTGAGTGGCAGTGCATCTCACTGGGGCGCAGCgagtccaggttcgattcccggccaggttggtgATTTCCTCCGCtcgtggctgggtgttgtgttgccctcttcATCATTTAATCGTCATCGGCACgcacgtcgcccaatgtggcatcagcTGAAAAAACTTGCAACTCAGCAGCCGAAGTTCTCCAGGTGAGGTTACCCTGATTTCAGTACCATACGATCATTTATTTCAGTTTGTCATAGCAGACAGCAGTACTGTCTTTGAGTGTTagttcttttataaatgtgtttatgGCTCCTGATTTATCCCTGCGCGAAATCTGTTTTAAGGTCCAACATTTGTGTTTCGTCTTCCTTGTATTTCACTCTGGTCACAGCTCTAAAGGCACTATAACAttgatttctcccccccccctctccgccccttTTATGTTTTCAGTTGATACCAtattgaaagctgtgcaactacGTTGAATTTGTGGCATTGTGTGAACGGTTGCTCACGGATTTCACTATAGGAAGCCATAACCTTTAACGTAATATTAGTTATGTGTGTGAAAATGGCTTTAGTTAGTTTCATGTCCCATGGATTATTTTTCTCGAAAGATGAAActgtgggtgttggagaaaacaattcctttattccaacatacatttagcaataactgaacactacacacatgaatgaattctgtagacatgaacagcacggaataactaactaaagctaagtcaaagaataactatatcactgcacgcaaattaacacttcacggaatgtatatgaagcactgtacacttgtagggatcgattgtcagaaataggtcactacatgaCTCCCCCCTTTAATGCTAATGATACTgcagattaaatttcacacgccatccagctcttgtaactacttctttcttgaaaccGGGCGGTGCATCACGTGTGTCAGTGGTTTTATCAGAGAGTGGTGTAGTAGTCCTCGACGTCGGTCTTGGTGTTGCAGTGACGTGTTCGCTGAGCGTTGTGGTGTTCATGGGGTACAGCAACACATCTTGTAGCTTCTCCTGTCTTCTCTGGTTTGTGTTCAGTAGTAGCTGTGGTGTCTGTTGCGTCCAGAAATGCAGGCTTGATACGGTCCACTGCAACTATGGTGGGTGTACCGTTAATCATTATGCGGAAAGTATTGGTATCCATACTGACTACCGGATATGGTCCGTCATATGGAGGCTGCAGTGGTTTACGCACAGTATCATTGCATAAGAATACAAGCGTGCACTTGTCTAGCTCCGCAAAAACGAACGAGTGTCTTCCAAGCTGGTTTCTGGGCATTGTTGGTCTCAATTGGCGTATATGCTCTCTTAATCTTGTGGCGAATTCTGAGGCTGTGATTGTATCATCTGCCATGCTATGCAGAAATTCTCCAGGTAGGCGTAACGTTTGTCCATACAGCAGTTCTGCTACTGTTGCTTTCACATCACTTTTGAATGACGTTCGTAGACCCAAAATTACTATAGGTAATGTCTCTGTCCAATTCGGTGTTGCGTGACATCTCAGTGCTGCCTTTAACTGTCGATGAAGACGCTCAACCAAGCCATTTGATGCGGGGTGGTATGCCGTGGGGCGTATGCGTTTCGTACCTAATAACGTAGCCAATGCTTTGAAAACGTAGGCTTCAAATTGTCGTCCTTGATCAGTTGTAATTCTCAGTGAAACTCCAAACCGGGCAATACAACCACGAAAAAATGTTTGAGCTATAGTTTCTGCAGTGATATCCTTCATTGGAAATGCCTCAGGccacctagtaaatctgtcaatcaCCATGAGGCAATAACTGTAGCCTTCCGATGTCGAGAGTGGGCCGATGATGTCAACATGCACATGGTCAAAACGCTGATTTGGTGGAAGAAATGTGTCTAATGGTGCCCTGACATGCTGTGTGATTTTATTCCTCTAGCACGCCAAGCATTGCTTCACAAATGTTTTACAGTCTGTGAGCATACATGGCCATAAAAATTTTTGTTTGACCAATCTGAGTGTGGCTCTTACTCCTGGATGTGACAGATTGTGCATTGATGCAATTGCCTGTGTTCTGAATTGCTGTGGCACAAATGGACGTATCTTTCCTCTTGCTACGTCACAGTACAACTCAATGCTTGCTTCAGGAAATGTCACGAGCTGTAGCTTCAATCCTTTCTCTTGTTGCAATAGATCACGCAACTCACTATCACATTGTTGCACATGCGCGAGGGCGTCGTAATCAATGGCCTTTGTCACTGCTTCCACCTGTGCGATGTCATCTGGTACTGTGGACACTGCTTCTATGCGAGAAAgtgcatcagctggaacatttagcttcccttccacatacacaatgctggtcgTGAACTGGCTGATATAATCTAAGTGTCGCAGCTGCCTGGGCGATGCTTTCCCTGGCTTTACCTTAAAGGCATAGGTAAGCGGTTTATGATCTGTGTAAATCGTGGACGGTCGCCCTTCTAATGCGTGTCTGAATTTTTTTACTGCCGCATAAGCTGCGTATAGCTTACGGTCATAAGTTGCCCAACGTTGCTGAGATGGTGACAACTAATGACTATAAAATGCAATGGGCTGCCATAACTGATCAATTTGTTGCTGAA
Coding sequences within:
- the LOC124789265 gene encoding uncharacterized protein LOC124789265; translation: MADDTITASEFATRLREHIRQLRPTMPRNQLGRHSFVFAELDKCTLVFLCNDTVRKPLQPPYDGPYPVVSMDTNTFRIMINGTPTIVAVDRIKPAFLDATDTTATTEHKPEKTGEATRCVAVPHEHHNAQRTRHCNTKTDVEDYYTTL